In the genome of Pirellulales bacterium, the window TTCAACAAGATTTAAATCATTCATCGACCCATGAGCATCCTCATTGACAAGCAAACCCGCGTGATCTGCCAAGGCATCACCGGTCGCGTCGGCCAATTTCATACCAAGGGATGCAAGGAATACGGCACCCAGATGGTCGGCGGCGTCACGCCGGGAAAGCGCGGCGAAACGGTCGAAGGCCTGCCGGTGTTCGACACCGTCGAGCAAGCGGTCGAAGAAACCGGCGCCGAAGCCACGATGATCTTTGTCCCACCGGCATTCACGGCCGATGCCATCCTGGAAGCGATCGACGCCGGAATCGAGGTGATCGTCGCCATCACCGAAGGCGTGCCAGTGCTCGACATGGCGCGGGTGTACCACGTGCTGCAGCAATCGGATAGCTGCCTGATCGGTCCGAATTGCCCAGGCATCATTACGCCCGACGAATGCAAGATCGGAATCATGCCGGGCTACATTCATAAGCCGGGCCCCGTCGGCCTGATGAGCCGCAGCGGCACGTTGACCTACGAAGCCGTGTGGCAGCTCTCGAATCTCGGGCTGGGCCAATCGACGTGCGTCGGGCTGGGCGGCGATCC includes:
- the sucD gene encoding succinate--CoA ligase subunit alpha; protein product: MSILIDKQTRVICQGITGRVGQFHTKGCKEYGTQMVGGVTPGKRGETVEGLPVFDTVEQAVEETGAEATMIFVPPAFTADAILEAIDAGIEVIVAITEGVPVLDMARVYHVLQQSDSCLIGPNCPGIITPDECKIGIMPGYIHKPGPVGLMSRSGTLTYEAVWQLSNLGLGQSTCVGLGGDPIVGTSFIELLQMFEDDPDTEAILMIGEIGGTAEEEAADYVADFITKPVAAFIAGRTAPPGKRMGHAGAIISGGKGTAADKVAALEEAGIIIAESPADMGAAVQRAIARG